In Actinomadura luteofluorescens, the sequence CTGCCAGGCGCCCGACTCCGGCAACGCCGAGATCATCGCCCATTTCGGCACGCCAGAGCAGAAGGAGCGCTACCTGCGCCCCCTACTGGACGGCGAGATCTCCTCCTCGTACTCGATGACCGAGCCGCACGGGGGAGCCGACCCGACCCTGTTCACCACGCGCGCCGTCCGCGACGGGGACGGCTGGGTCCTCAACGGCGAGAAGTGGTTCTCCTCCAACGCCCGCCACGCGACCTTCCTGATCGTGATGGCCGTGACGAACCCCGACGTGTCGGCCTACGAGGGGATGTCGATGTTCCTCGTCCCGGCCGACGCGCCCGGGCTGGTCACCGTCCGGAACGTGGGCGTCGGCGGCGAGCGCGAAGGCTCCCACGGCTACCTGCGCTACGAGGACGTCCAGGTGCCAGCCGAGAACCTGCTCGGCGACGAGGGCGGCGCGTTCGCCATCGCCCAGACCCGTCTCGGCGGCGGCCGCATCCACCACGCGATGCGGACGATCGCGCAGGTGCGCAAGGCGTTCGACATGATGTGCGAGCGCGCGGTCTCGCGGCGGACCCGCTTCGGGCCGCTGGCGAAGCTGCAGATGACCCAGGAGAAGATCGCCGACAGCTGGATCGAGATCGAGCAGTTCCGGCTGCTCGTGCTGCGCACCGCCTGGCTGATCGACAAGCACCGCGACTACAGGGCCGTCCGCAAGGACATCGC encodes:
- a CDS encoding acyl-CoA dehydrogenase family protein, which translates into the protein MAWDFETDPAYQELLDWADAFVRDEVEPLDLVLGDPYDKADPRYKRLVRPLQDQVREKGLWACHLGPELGGQGYGQVRLALLNEILGRSRWAPSVFGCQAPDSGNAEIIAHFGTPEQKERYLRPLLDGEISSSYSMTEPHGGADPTLFTTRAVRDGDGWVLNGEKWFSSNARHATFLIVMAVTNPDVSAYEGMSMFLVPADAPGLVTVRNVGVGGEREGSHGYLRYEDVQVPAENLLGDEGGAFAIAQTRLGGGRIHHAMRTIAQVRKAFDMMCERAVSRRTRFGPLAKLQMTQEKIADSWIEIEQFRLLVLRTAWLIDKHRDYRAVRKDIAAVKAAMPKVYHDVVQRAMHLHGALGVSNEMPFAAMMMGAEAMGIADGPTEVHKITVARQLLRDVEPVEGLWPSGHLPTRREAARERFAEALEHAIGNE